The Chroogloeocystis siderophila 5.2 s.c.1 genome window below encodes:
- a CDS encoding UDP-N-acetylmuramoyl-L-alanyl-D-glutamate--2,6-diaminopimelate ligase has translation MKLRELLTNIASVVEVPQHAAIDTEVTGLKTNSHACQAGDLFIGMPGTRVDGGEFWQSAIASGAIAALISTDAAKKQPATKDACVIAATDMVEACASSAAAFYGYPAKQLKLVGVTGTNGKTTTTHLIEFFLTQAQFPTALMGTLYTRWQGYEQTATHTTPFAVELQQQLAAARDAGCQWGVMEVSSHALAQGRVMGCPFEVGVFTNLTQDHLDFHKDMEDYFAAKALLFSPDYLQGRAVINADDAYGQRLIAQIPAQQLWRYSVHNAEEAEFWTSDLNYEPTGVNGMLHTPKGDIAFRSPLVGEYNLSNMLASVAAALHLGVDLELIAQALPKFTEVPGRMERVQIDAKQDISVIVDYAHTPDSLENLLKASRPFIPGKMICVFGCGGDRDRTKRPRMGAIAAQLADIAVVTSDNPRTEDPERILQDILAGIPETIQPKVICDRASAIRTAILEAQPGDGVLIAGKGHEDYQILGTEKIHFDDREQARFALQERHNVQKIQGSGG, from the coding sequence ATGAAATTGCGCGAATTGTTAACAAATATTGCAAGTGTTGTCGAAGTACCCCAACACGCAGCAATCGATACGGAAGTTACGGGATTAAAAACAAACTCTCATGCTTGCCAAGCAGGAGATCTGTTTATTGGAATGCCAGGGACGCGAGTTGATGGCGGTGAATTTTGGCAAAGTGCGATCGCATCGGGAGCGATCGCCGCGTTAATTTCCACCGATGCAGCAAAAAAACAGCCTGCAACTAAAGATGCTTGCGTTATCGCGGCAACTGATATGGTAGAAGCGTGCGCCTCTTCGGCTGCGGCTTTCTATGGCTACCCTGCAAAACAACTCAAACTTGTGGGTGTGACAGGTACGAATGGCAAAACAACAACAACGCACCTCATTGAATTTTTTCTCACACAAGCGCAGTTTCCCACCGCATTGATGGGAACTCTCTACACGCGATGGCAAGGTTATGAGCAAACCGCAACGCACACCACACCCTTTGCAGTCGAACTTCAGCAACAATTAGCCGCAGCCCGCGACGCTGGTTGTCAGTGGGGCGTAATGGAAGTCAGTTCGCATGCTTTAGCCCAAGGACGAGTGATGGGCTGTCCGTTTGAAGTTGGGGTGTTCACAAATTTAACGCAAGACCACCTTGACTTCCACAAGGATATGGAAGATTATTTTGCGGCGAAAGCACTGTTATTTAGCCCTGATTATCTTCAAGGACGCGCGGTGATTAATGCAGATGATGCTTACGGACAAAGGCTCATTGCACAAATACCTGCACAGCAACTATGGCGCTATAGCGTCCACAATGCGGAAGAAGCTGAATTTTGGACGAGCGATCTAAACTATGAACCGACGGGTGTAAATGGAATGCTGCATACACCCAAAGGAGATATTGCGTTTCGTTCGCCTTTAGTCGGCGAGTACAACCTTTCAAATATGTTGGCATCTGTCGCCGCAGCGTTACACCTGGGTGTAGATTTAGAATTAATTGCCCAAGCTTTACCAAAATTTACGGAAGTTCCTGGGCGAATGGAACGCGTGCAAATCGATGCTAAGCAAGATATTAGCGTGATTGTCGATTACGCGCACACACCTGATAGTTTAGAAAATTTACTCAAAGCCTCACGCCCTTTTATTCCAGGCAAAATGATCTGCGTGTTTGGTTGTGGTGGCGATCGCGATCGCACGAAGCGTCCGAGAATGGGAGCAATTGCGGCGCAACTTGCAGATATCGCGGTTGTCACGTCAGATAACCCGCGCACCGAAGACCCCGAACGCATTTTGCAAGATATTTTAGCCGGAATCCCCGAAACCATACAGCCAAAAGTAATCTGCGATCGCGCGAGTGCGATTCGTACAGCGATCCTCGAAGCCCAACCAGGAGATGGCGTACTCATTGCGGGGAAAGGTCACGAAGACTACCAAATTTTAGGAACAGAAAAAATCCACTTTGATGATCGCGAACAAGCAAGATTTGCTTTGCAAGAAAGACACAACGTCCAAAAGATACAAGGGAGTGGTGGTTAG
- a CDS encoding glutaredoxin family protein, producing the protein MRLILYSKPGCHLCEGLEEKLAQIHSFSFDLEVRDITTRADWVEAYQYEVPVLCQNNNGKETQIPRPSPRASVSQLEQLLQKYLKTHDSE; encoded by the coding sequence ATGCGATTAATCTTATACAGTAAGCCAGGGTGCCATTTGTGTGAGGGATTGGAGGAAAAATTGGCACAAATTCACTCATTCAGCTTCGATTTGGAAGTACGAGACATTACAACTCGTGCAGATTGGGTTGAGGCGTATCAGTATGAAGTTCCAGTCCTGTGTCAAAACAATAATGGCAAAGAAACGCAAATTCCTCGTCCTTCTCCCCGCGCCAGTGTGTCGCAGTTGGAGCAATTGCTACAGAAATATCTCAAAACTCATGATTCAGAGTAA
- the cysH gene encoding phosphoadenosine phosphosulfate reductase, which produces MSFSTESQTQTDSFDLDQLNQRFDTAHPREILAWCVEHIVKGLVQTSAFNVDDMVITDILYRDLKYAVPVIFLDTLHHFPQSLEFVAKAKETYNLDLRIYKTPDVNTREAFAAKYGEALWNKDIEKFHHVTKIEPLQRGLEELNTVAWITGRRRDQAVTRADMPVFELDAQQRLKVNPLASWMRKDSWNYVFQHNVIYNPLHDQGYPSIGDEPITTPVAEGEDERAGRWRGMGKTECGIHI; this is translated from the coding sequence ATGAGCTTTTCGACCGAATCTCAGACGCAGACTGATAGTTTTGATTTAGATCAACTTAACCAGAGATTTGACACTGCTCATCCAAGAGAGATTTTAGCTTGGTGCGTTGAGCATATTGTAAAGGGACTAGTGCAAACGAGTGCCTTTAATGTTGATGATATGGTCATCACTGATATCTTATACCGCGACCTCAAGTACGCAGTTCCAGTCATTTTTCTCGACACGTTACATCACTTTCCCCAATCATTAGAATTTGTTGCCAAAGCGAAGGAAACGTATAACCTTGACTTGCGCATCTATAAAACTCCTGATGTAAACACGCGGGAAGCATTTGCCGCTAAATATGGTGAAGCCTTGTGGAACAAGGATATCGAGAAATTTCACCACGTCACAAAAATTGAACCTTTGCAGCGTGGTTTAGAAGAACTCAACACCGTTGCTTGGATTACGGGGCGACGTCGCGACCAAGCTGTGACCCGTGCCGATATGCCAGTATTTGAATTAGATGCCCAACAGCGTCTTAAGGTGAATCCTTTGGCAAGTTGGATGCGTAAAGACTCCTGGAATTATGTTTTCCAACACAATGTCATTTACAACCCACTCCACGACCAGGGTTATCCCAGCATCGGCGACGAACCAATCACCACCCCCGTCGCTGAAGGCGAAGACGAACGCGCAGGACGCTGGCGCGGTATGGGTAAAACTGAATGCGGAATTCATATTTAG